The Phaseolus vulgaris cultivar G19833 unplaced genomic scaffold, P. vulgaris v2.0 scaffold_35, whole genome shotgun sequence nucleotide sequence AGGGAAATTGAGAACAGCTTTGTCGCCACGCGTTGTTATTGCAGCTTGGTCGTAAGCCAAAGCAGCATCCTCGGCAGTGTCGAAGGTTCCCAACCAAACCCTCGCCCCGTTACTCGTAGAGTCCCTTATCTCCGCCGCGAAGTTGCCACGTCCCCGCTTTCGAACCCCTCTGTAGGAAACCTCATGTTTCTCCTCATAACGAGGTTCAGATAGTGTTTCGCAGGAATGAAGAAGCATTTTCATGGAGCCATTTTCATAAGAGGAAAGAAGAGATTGGTGATGATGTGATGGGAACATAGAAGAGTGATCGAAAGAATATTCCAAGTTTGCGCATGGAGTGAAGAAAAGGGTATCCATCAAGATGGTTTTATTGGATATATTTTGTTTAGGGTTGATCGTGTTTTGTTCTGGAATTGTGGGAGGGATCTGAACTAgcatttagtttttatatagaTCACACTCATAAGGattaaaatgacaaaaaaaaaatgctttagACAATCAAAGTCTGTTTCTTGCACTAtagtgagagaaaaaaaatatcattataataaacaatatatacaGTATGACTTCAAGAGAcacagaaaagaaaaatgttaaatttaaaGTCTGAGTTGAAATAAGTccaaaaaaaaacttgaaatcaTTATAGAAGTAAATGAATTGAGCCACCCAAGTGGGACAAACTAcaaatttattgaataaaatttaggattgaaaataatgatttttttttcatcattcatTGATGAAAATCTTTCCCCTATTTTATTTTCTGGAATTACtggaataaattaaaaagatataTATTTCATTATGGATACAAGAGGAATTACTAAAGTTggagtttttatttattagagtgaaattataatatttgtagATGGTTTTTAAATGGCAACGGTGTCACCTATTCTTAGATATATAATAAAACACAGGTGAGAAAAAAGTCATGGTAAAACaggattatatattattatactatTCTATATACTAGCTCAGTACACtatatttaaataagttatctgtttatttttttcatacatATTAAATATACTTTACCTATTTAATGTGTATGAAGATAAAAagataagagaaagaaaaaaagagcaTGGCATGCTTTCATGTTTGAATTTAATAAGAATATTTATCTACAGGAGAGTTTGGCAAGTCTAAAGGCAAAGTAAGTTAACCAAATTTAAAAGGTCTTTGTGAAAAATAGAATTAATTCTCAAGgtagtttattttcttaaatttatatcattttttaatcatttcaTGTAATTTCTTGCCTCAATTAAccttcttatatatatatatatattaataaacatTAACATTTTCACTCCTTTTCACTCtcattgaatataatttttaattt carries:
- the LOC137817368 gene encoding ethylene-response factor C3-like — its product is MKMLLHSCETLSEPRYEEKHEVSYRGVRKRGRGNFAAEIRDSTSNGARVWLGTFDTAEDAALAYDQAAITTRGDKAVLNFPPQLVLQSLHNMDFRFQRGLSPILELKKRNFVKRRVECRKMRRKNHRHIGVENIVVLEDLGADYLEELLTLTEH